From the genome of Sphingobacterium sp. UGAL515B_05:
CTTTTTTCACACTTTACGGACCTTTTATTCCTTCTTACGGAAGTTTTAATAGCGCATGAATCGGGTTTGATAAAAGTCGAATAATTACCTTTGTTTAGAAAGATTCTTAATAGAAATCTTTTGATCAAATATGTATGTAATTAGAAAATCATGGGAAAAACTGAAATGAAAGTAATACAGCTCGCCCTGACTGTAAGTAGAAAAGAATACCTGACGCCACATTATATTCGTGTTTATTTGACTGGTGATGGTGTAGATCAAATCGCTAATACGACCGTCGGAGTCAATAACAAGATCTTGATTCCGCCAAAGCATGTAGATCGCATTTATTTTCCAGAATTTGATTATGAACGAGGGCAGTGGAAGCCGATGGATGAAGCGATTAGGCCAACAGTTCGAACTTATACACATCGCGGTATCAACCTTGATAGAAATGAGGTATGGATTGATTTCGTTGCCCATGGTGATGAGGGGCCAGCTTCCGCTTGGGCTATGGCTGCAAAACCTGGCGATGCGCTCGGGATTCTGATGAAAGCAGGTAAGACGTCCCTATATGAAGTTGCGGCGAACTATCTCCTAGTTGGGGATGCAACTGCAATTCCTGTTCTGGGAGCAATCTTAGAAGATTTGCCACCTTCGGCAAAGGGAATCTGTATGATTGAAGTACATGGTAGCGAAGATATACAGCAATTGAAGACTAAGGCTGCTATTGATTTTATCTGGTTACATAATGATACGCCACAGGAAGGTAGCCTTTTGGCGGATTTGGTGAAGATCAGATCCTTGCCCCTAAAGGATAAATTTGCTTATGTCGCTGCTGAATTTTCGACAGTTAAGGAGATTCGCAATTATTTGCGTAAGGATCTCGGTTGGGGAAGAGAAGAGCTTTATGCTTATTCGTATTGGAAAGCTGGAGTTGCTGAAGATAAATCTGCTACTGATCGCCGTAGTGAGAGTGAAGAAATCCAGGCCTAACGTTTACGATAGGTTATGGAGAAACAGAAACAACTGATCTTACGTGGCAAGTTAAGTAGGGTGATGTGGCAGATGTCGTGGCCTGCCGTGATTGCAATGGTCCTGTATGGTCTGAACAATTTTCTGGATGGTATTTTTGTTGGTCATCTGATTAACAATACAGCGTTGGCAGCAGTCGGTGTAACCTATCCTTTGGCCCAATTTGCGCAAGGTTTTGGTACCCTGATCGGAACAGGTATGGGGGCGGCAATCAGTATTTGGATAGGTGGGGATCAACAGGAGAAATTACATAGGTCATTTGGTACGGTGCATTTTTTGACGATTATTTTCTCTCTTATAATTACGCTCCCTTGCTATGTATTTGCCGACAAATTGGTCTACATGATGGGCGGTCGAGGTGAGATATTGGCTCTTGGGGTGGATTACTTTCGGGCAACCATATTGGGTAGTTTTTTCTGGATTTATGGCCTGGCACTCAACATGATTATTCGTGCAGAGGGTCGTATGAAAACTGCAGCCTGGATGATTGCAATAGGATTGCTTGTTGATGTCTTACTTAAACCGGTTTTTATAGAACACTTTGGTTGGGGTGTTTCAGGAGCAGCTTGGGCAACCAATATATCGATGATCATCTACACATTTTTAGGTGTATGGTATTACGCTGGGGGAAAGGCTTCGTTCAAAACAAAGTTTTGGTCTTTATCTTGGGATTTATCGATTTTAAAAGAAACGTTTTCGTTAGGAATGCCCGGGTTTGTCATGATGGTCATGATTGTAATCCAGAATATTGTTGTCTTCAACGCATTGGCCAATTACGGAAATGATTTGGATATTACGTTTTTTACAGCGGTCAATCGGTTTTATATTTTATTAAATACTCCACTATGGGGGCTTATGCGGGCTTTGCAGCCTGTAACAGGGATGAACTATGGTGCTGGGCAGTATACGAGAAGTATCAATTCGTACCGTTTATTTGCCATTACTGGACTGCTGATTCTGCTTCCGTGCTGGTTGCTGGTGATGTTGCATCCCGTTGCTGTGATATCGATCATGATACCAGGAGCAATTTTTTCAATACAGCAGCTAATGGATTTCAGAATTTACATGAGTGTTTTATTGGTTCTTCCATTTATTTTTATGGCGATGGTGTGGTTCCCTTCTATTGATGATGCCAAACCTGCAACTTTTATAAGCATATTGCGCCAGATTGTTTTTTATATTCCTATCTTAATTATAGCGCCAAAATATTTTGGTGTACATAGCATTTACGTAGCTAGCGCGGCGATAGATTGGATTATTTTCATTATAGTCATCTATGTAGTTCGACGAAGCACGCGGAAGCTCAAATTACAGGCTGGCCCATAGCGGATATTGCATTGAAACTTATTAATACTAGGTTAAGCAATCCTTAAGATTGTATTATTAATACATGGTTGATCCTCTATTAATAGATGCTTCATTATTTTGGCGAAAATTCAAAATAATGAAGCCTAATAAACTACCTCAATTTAGGAAAACAGCGCCTTCTTTTACGATAGCACTGCAGAGACCGGTTGATTAGAATGTTCAATCGAAATGGGATTTGTGTCTCTTGAGTCAAAACGTTATTTTTATGGTTTGGATCGTAGTTCATTACAGAGAACTACACATCATGACGAATATGGAGGAGCAAAAAATTATTTTGGTTGAAGATGAGCAGGATGTTGCTGATTTGATCGTACAAGGCTTAGGCGAGGATGGCTATAGGGTCATTCATCTGGGGCGTTCGGAAGGTCTGGAACAGCTTTTGGCGAAGCAAGATGTCTCTCTTGTGCTATTGGACATTCTTTTGCCGGGAACTAACGGCTTGGATATTTGTAAGCAGATCAGACAGTGGGGGTATACCGATTTACCTGTTATGATGCTGACTGCACTTGGTACTCCGGAGAATGTGGTGCTCGGACTCGATAATGGTGCCGATGACTATCTTTCCAAGCCCTTTAAGCTAATTGAATTGAAGGCTCGGATACGTTCATTGATACGGAGGCAACAGTCTATTGTACAGGCAACACAACGTGAGTTACAGCCATCGAAAGACACATTTAGTTATGGTTTTCTAAGTATTGATGATTATAAAAAAGTAGCCTACTGTGAGGGGCAGGAACTCAATCTCACAAGTACGGAGTATCGTTTACTCTTGTTGTTTATTCAGAGCCCCAAAAAGGTGTTTGAGAGAACGGAGCTTTTGGACAAAATATGGGGAATAAATTTCGATATTGGATCAAATGTTGTCGATGTTTATGTGAATTATTTGAGAAAAAAGATTGAAAAAATAACGAGCAAAAAAGCGATCCATACGGTTATTGGTATGGGATATGTTCTAAAAATAGAAGATTGAATATTTAAAAATGCACAATTATAATCGAAAGCTTATTTATCTCATTGCAATTCTGGTTATTTATGTGAGTTGTTTTGTTGGCTTTATTTTTTATTCCGTTACAAATTTTGCTTTTACAGATTTTTATAAACGGCTGGATCTGCGGCGAAATATTGCTGCTGAAAAATTTCTGAATAGTAAATCCGCCTCCCAGGCCGATCAGTGGAGCCTTGATTTTATAGAAAATCTCAATAATCAGCATGAATTTTTGGTGGAATTTGATAGCAATGGTACTATTTTAAGAAGCCAGGGATTTCATCAAGAACTTTGGGATAAAATCAATAAAAAAGGAAGCTCAAATTTCAAGTCGGGTAATCAATTCTATTCAACTAAATATTTTTCGCAAAATGGTCGAAAGTATATTGTGGGCGCTTCCGCTGAAAATTATTTTTATACACACCATTTGGCCTACCTTCGTAATCTGCTTATTATAAGTCTGATTTTGGGGATTCTCTTTATATTCGTTGTTTCGGTTTTTATGAAACGTTCGTTCTTAAAGCCAATATTGACCATGATGAAAGAGGTGCAAAAGATTGGTTCGGAAAATCTCTATAAGCGATTGGATGAGGATAAATATAAAGGTGAGCTTCATGGTCTGGCACTCACATTTAATCGGATGTTGACGCGCTTAGAAACTTCTTTCGAAACACAAAAGAACTTTATCAGCAATGCATCACATGAGTTAAATACGCCATTGACATCCATCATAGGACAGGCCGATCTTGCTTTATCCAAAGAACGAACAACAGCGGAGTACCAACGAACATTATTTAAGATCATTGAGTCGGCAGAGCATTTGGAAAAGAAAACAAAAGCACTTTTACTGTTGGCGCGTACAGGTTTTGTGAATAATGCGACCGCATTTAGCCCCGTTCGTATTGATCAGATCGTGATGGACGCCGAGCTGACTGTTAAGGCCATCAATGATAAATTTAAGATTATCACAGATTTCAGCCTTTTACCAGATGATAGTATGCGACTTAAGGTGAATGGAAATGCAATTTTGTTACAGCTTGCGCTATCCAATATTATCAGTAATGCCTGTAAGTATTCATCCGATAGAACCGCTTATATTGCTTTAGGAGCATTGGACAATAAAGTGTTTATTCTAATAAAAGACAAAGGTATCGGAATACCCTCCCGCGAGTTGGATCATATCTACGATCCTTATTTTAGAGCGTCCAATACGAGTGGCATTGACGGCTATGGTATTGGACTTCCTTTGGCTAGAAATATTATTAAGCTGCATGGTGGTACATTGAAGGTCAATTCTGTTGTAAGTGAAGGCACTACGGTAGAAATTGAACTACCCACTTACCTTCGGTTCTAATGTAGTTTTAATTTTGATCGTATTTCTAATCTCATTTTAATCCTATTGCTCGCATTCTAATGGAAAGCTAATTTTAGATTCATTCCGTTGCCATATGTGCATTTTAACTTTGCTAAAAAAAAGCATGGCTAAAACAACGCGTATATTAATACCTAGTGATTTTACAGTTGACTCACTCCATTTTGTGCGTCAAAGTATTGAAGAGTCAATGGCTGATTCTATCGATATTATCCTTGTGTATGGCAATAAAAGCAGCACTTCTGCGAGTGAATTACTCGGAATTGGATTGGAAGATCAATTGGAAACACTTCAGCCTGAATCTTTTTTAAAAGCCTGTAGCGGAATCTATCAGCGCTATAAAAACCGTAAGCTCAGTATTTTTGCAGATATTTTGGGTACCGATAACAGTCATTATTTGCAGCATTACCTCAAAGGACAGTCTGTAAATGAGGTCATCATACCACGTGATTATACCTATAAAAAGAAAACACGCAATTTTTTTAATGTCGCTAGTGCACTCCGTAAAGTCGAGAGTCAAATTCCTTCTACAATTTCATTTAAGGAACAACCAAGTATTAGAAACAGAGAAATCGGACTAATTGAATGATCGATCGGAGTTTTTAACATTGTTTTTAGCTGAAATTCATCATTTATAACTTATCTTCTATCTATTTTTATGGGGCATATACAAGGCGGACCATCACCTTTACAACGGTTGGCCAGCTTATTACATACTGAACGAAAAACGATCAATTTTATATTTATTTATGCTATTGTCATCGGTATCTTTAGTCTGACGATTCCAATTGGAATCACAGCGATTTTCAATTTTTTAAGTAATGGAGCGATGTATAGCTCTACCTATATCTTAATTGCCTTTGTCCTGTTTGGTGTAATCGTAGCGGGTACGTTATTGATCGGTCAACTGACCTTAGTCGAGTATTTAGAGCAAAAAATCTTCTTAAAATCGGCACTTGAATTTTCTTATCGCCTCCCAAGAATAAAACCTAAAGAGTTACTTGGAAAAAATCTTGTGGAGTTGGTTAACCGATTTTTTGATGTTATCATTATTCAAAAGGGAATTATCAAACTTTTGATTGATATCATCGCTGCGGTCGTTACTATATTCTTTAGTGTGGTGCTGCTGTCCTTTTATCATCCCGCATTTTTGGCCTTTGGCCTGGTTGTCATTCTATCGGTTATCGCGGTAATTGTCTTATATTATAAAAGAGGATTAAGGACGAGTATTGAAGAGTCTGAATACAAATATGAGACAGTTGCTTATTTGGAATCTGTTGCCGGAAAAATTGACCATTATCGTGGTGATGAGATGAAAATGAATGAAGTGACAAGAACCACAGATTATATTGTCAATAAATATTTAGGGGCGAGGAACGATCATTTTAAGGTTTTAAAGCGTTTTTTTATGGGTTCTGTCCTACTTCGGACCCTGTTGTTTGGAGCGATGCTCTTGCTGGGTTCTTATTATGTTGTTGAGCGCCAAATGACTTTTGGTCAGTTTGTAGCTGCTGAAGTTGTCATCGTTCAAATTGGTTATGCCATTGAAAAACTGATGACAAATTTGAATACGATTTTTGATATGCTTACTGGCGTTGTCAAATTGGCGGCTGTAACGGATCTTGCGTTGGAGGAGGACGCTGCGGTTTATGTTGATTAATAAGGATCGTTCGACTCAGAAAACGCTCTCATGGAGAGATCTTTCCGATGATGCAGTTGGCAAGTTATTGAAAGAGCGGGGATCCCTCGTCTTGGGGCGAATTCTTGTGTTTTCTGGGATTGTTTTTGTACTAGCACTTTTTCTCCCATGGAGGCAGACAATTCCTGGAGTAGGAGCGGTTACCGCTTTACGTCCACAGGACAGACCGCAGACCATCCAAAATCAGATTGGTGGTCGCATTGAGTATTGGGCGGTTACCGAAGGGCAGGAAGTGAAGAAAGGTGATACGATTTTAGTGCTTTCGGAGACTTCTCAATCTTATTTTGATCCCATGTTACCATTGCGATTAGAAGAGCAATTGAATGCTAAACAAAACGGAGAAGACGCTGCTAATCAAAAAATGAAAGCCACTGAGGCACAGATTGACGCATTGAAAAATGGGCTTGATTTCCAGCTTGCCTCAGCTAAAAATAAGGTGATTCAAGCTCAAAATCTGGTAAAAATAGATAGCGCAGAATTGGTCGCTGTCATGAGCTTTTTTGAGACCAGTGAAAAGCGGCTTAAACGGTACGAAGAGGGCTA
Proteins encoded in this window:
- a CDS encoding response regulator transcription factor, which codes for MVWIVVHYRELHIMTNMEEQKIILVEDEQDVADLIVQGLGEDGYRVIHLGRSEGLEQLLAKQDVSLVLLDILLPGTNGLDICKQIRQWGYTDLPVMMLTALGTPENVVLGLDNGADDYLSKPFKLIELKARIRSLIRRQQSIVQATQRELQPSKDTFSYGFLSIDDYKKVAYCEGQELNLTSTEYRLLLLFIQSPKKVFERTELLDKIWGINFDIGSNVVDVYVNYLRKKIEKITSKKAIHTVIGMGYVLKIED
- a CDS encoding MATE family efflux transporter: MEKQKQLILRGKLSRVMWQMSWPAVIAMVLYGLNNFLDGIFVGHLINNTALAAVGVTYPLAQFAQGFGTLIGTGMGAAISIWIGGDQQEKLHRSFGTVHFLTIIFSLIITLPCYVFADKLVYMMGGRGEILALGVDYFRATILGSFFWIYGLALNMIIRAEGRMKTAAWMIAIGLLVDVLLKPVFIEHFGWGVSGAAWATNISMIIYTFLGVWYYAGGKASFKTKFWSLSWDLSILKETFSLGMPGFVMMVMIVIQNIVVFNALANYGNDLDITFFTAVNRFYILLNTPLWGLMRALQPVTGMNYGAGQYTRSINSYRLFAITGLLILLPCWLLVMLHPVAVISIMIPGAIFSIQQLMDFRIYMSVLLVLPFIFMAMVWFPSIDDAKPATFISILRQIVFYIPILIIAPKYFGVHSIYVASAAIDWIIFIIVIYVVRRSTRKLKLQAGP
- a CDS encoding ATP-binding protein is translated as MHNYNRKLIYLIAILVIYVSCFVGFIFYSVTNFAFTDFYKRLDLRRNIAAEKFLNSKSASQADQWSLDFIENLNNQHEFLVEFDSNGTILRSQGFHQELWDKINKKGSSNFKSGNQFYSTKYFSQNGRKYIVGASAENYFYTHHLAYLRNLLIISLILGILFIFVVSVFMKRSFLKPILTMMKEVQKIGSENLYKRLDEDKYKGELHGLALTFNRMLTRLETSFETQKNFISNASHELNTPLTSIIGQADLALSKERTTAEYQRTLFKIIESAEHLEKKTKALLLLARTGFVNNATAFSPVRIDQIVMDAELTVKAINDKFKIITDFSLLPDDSMRLKVNGNAILLQLALSNIISNACKYSSDRTAYIALGALDNKVFILIKDKGIGIPSRELDHIYDPYFRASNTSGIDGYGIGLPLARNIIKLHGGTLKVNSVVSEGTTVEIELPTYLRF
- a CDS encoding siderophore-interacting protein, yielding MGKTEMKVIQLALTVSRKEYLTPHYIRVYLTGDGVDQIANTTVGVNNKILIPPKHVDRIYFPEFDYERGQWKPMDEAIRPTVRTYTHRGINLDRNEVWIDFVAHGDEGPASAWAMAAKPGDALGILMKAGKTSLYEVAANYLLVGDATAIPVLGAILEDLPPSAKGICMIEVHGSEDIQQLKTKAAIDFIWLHNDTPQEGSLLADLVKIRSLPLKDKFAYVAAEFSTVKEIRNYLRKDLGWGREELYAYSYWKAGVAEDKSATDRRSESEEIQA
- a CDS encoding ABC transporter transmembrane domain-containing protein, whose amino-acid sequence is MGHIQGGPSPLQRLASLLHTERKTINFIFIYAIVIGIFSLTIPIGITAIFNFLSNGAMYSSTYILIAFVLFGVIVAGTLLIGQLTLVEYLEQKIFLKSALEFSYRLPRIKPKELLGKNLVELVNRFFDVIIIQKGIIKLLIDIIAAVVTIFFSVVLLSFYHPAFLAFGLVVILSVIAVIVLYYKRGLRTSIEESEYKYETVAYLESVAGKIDHYRGDEMKMNEVTRTTDYIVNKYLGARNDHFKVLKRFFMGSVLLRTLLFGAMLLLGSYYVVERQMTFGQFVAAEVVIVQIGYAIEKLMTNLNTIFDMLTGVVKLAAVTDLALEEDAAVYVD